One Capricornis sumatraensis isolate serow.1 chromosome 8, serow.2, whole genome shotgun sequence genomic region harbors:
- the LOC138084431 gene encoding keratin, high-sulfur matrix protein, B2C has product MACCSTSFCGFPICSTAGTCGSSCCRSTCSQTSCCQPASIQTSCCQPISIQTSCCQPTCLQTSGCETGCGIGGSIGYGQVGGSGAVSSRTRWCRPDCRVEGTSLPPCCVVSCTPPSCCQLYYAQASCCRPSYCGQSCCRPACCCQPTCIEPICEPTCSQPIC; this is encoded by the coding sequence ATGGCCTGCTGTTCCACCAGTTTCTGTGGATTTCCCATCTGTTCCACTGCTGGGACCTGTGGCTCCAGCTGCTGCCGATCAACCTGCAGTCAGACCAGCTGCTGCCAGCCAGCTTCCATCCAGACCAGCTGCTGCCAACCGATCTCCATCCAGACCAGCTGCTGCCAGCCAACCTGCCTCCAGACCAGTGGCTGTGAGACCGGCTGTGGCATTGGTGGCAGCATTGGCTATGGCCAGGTGGGTGGCAGCGGAGCTGTGAGCAGCCGCACCAGGTGGTGCCGCCCTGACTGCCGCGTGGAGGGCACCAGCCTGCCTCCCTGCTGTGTGGTGAGCTGCACACCCCCGTCCTGCTGCCAGCTGTACTATgcccaggcctcctgctgccGCCCATCCTACTGTGGACAGTCCTGCTGCCGCCCAGCCTGCTGCTGCCAGCCCACCTGCATTGAGCCCATCTGTGAGCCCACCTGCTCCCAACCCATCTGTTAA
- the LOC138084436 gene encoding keratin, high-sulfur matrix protein, IIIA3-like, with amino-acid sequence MTGSCCGPTFSSLSCGGGCLQPCCFRDPCCCRPVSCQTTVSRPVTCVPRCTRPICEPCRRPVCCDPCSLQEGCCRPITCCPTSCQAVVCRPCCWATTCCQPVSVQSPCCRPTFCQPAPCRTTCRTCRTSPCC; translated from the coding sequence ATGACCGGCTCCTGCTGCGGCCCCACCTTCTCCTCCCTCAGCTGTGGCGGAGGCTGCCTCCAGCCCTGCTGCTTCCGCGACCCCTGCTGCTGCCGCCCCGTGTCCTGCCAGACCACCGTGAGCCGCCCCGTGACCTGCGTGCCCCGCTGCACGCGCCCCATCTGCGAGCCCTGCCGCCGCCCGGTCTGCTGCGACCCCTGCAGCCTGCAGGAGGGCTGCTGCCGCCCCATCACCTGCTGCCCCACGTCCTGCCAGGCCGTGGTCTGCCGCCCCTGCTGCTGGGCCACCACGTGCTGCCAGCCCGTCTCGGTGCAGTCCCCGTGCTGCCGCCCCACCTTCTGCCAGCCGGCCCCGTGCCGCACCACCTGCCGCACCTGCAGGACCTCCCCCTGCTGCTGA